CGAGGCCCTGGGTGGCACTGATCCGGTCCCGCAGATGATCCATGAACGTGGATCCCAGTAGCTGCCCGAGGACATCCTGCACGCGCTGGTCATAGCTCGAGGCCAACTTCTCCCGCACACCCTGCAGATGAGCCAGCGCTTCCCCGAGGGACAGGTCGGTGCCATGGGCGTCGACAGCGACGGTGACCTCCGGCAGGTCATCGGTCTCATCGACCCGAAGGCTGCGGCCGCCCAGCTCCAGGTCGGCGCGGGCCTCGGTCGCGCCGGTGTGCAGCTTCCGCCAGGCGCTCTGGACCTCCTGATCGCTGTGCCGCCAGTTGCGGATCTTGATCTGCTGGTTCGCGGCCTGGACCTGAGCGCCCACCTGGGTGATCGCCACCGAATCCGGGTCTGGCAGCTCCAGGCCCAGCTCACCGGCCAGGCCCGCATCCACCAGCCTCCGGAACCAGGCGAAGGCCCGGTCACGCTCAGCGGCGACAACCTCGTGGTCCCGTTCAGCGGCCGCCAGCGCTTCCTCAGCCCGGCCCGCGCGGCCCGCCAGCTCAAGAAGCTCCCGCTCCATGCTGTGCGCCTGTGCCGTCGCATCTGAGGCGCGCTCCTGCAGCGTCTCCAGTTCCTGGATGATTTCCTGGTCATCAGCCCCGATGGCCGTCTCAAGGGCCTGCACCCGGGATCTGGCGGCGATCAGCCGTTCCTCGGCCGCCTGTAGCCCGGTTGCGGTCTCGTCTCGTAACCGTGTTCCGTCAGCCGCTGCCTCGACCGCCGCCTCCCAGGACGACAGGGCCGCGGCCTCCCGGTCCCGGGCATGCCGCAGGATGCCAAAGGCGTTCTCAGCCCGTCGCAGTCGCTCCTGGACTTCAACGAGCTCGGTGGCCCGGACAGGCAGCTGCCGTTCTGTGGTGAACTCCAGCAGGGCAGCCCGCCTGGAATCGGCCTCGGCCCTCAGGCCATGGGAACGGGCCTCACGCTGCCCGGCGACTTCCTCGGCCGAGGCCGCCAGGGTCTCCGCCGTGGCTGCGTCACGCAGCAGCCCGAAGAGTTCCCGGTCATCGGGAGCAGAGGCCATCGCCCGTTCCAGAGCCGATAGCTCAGCTGCCGCCCAGCTGCCCTCGGCCTCGGCCTCGGTGGCCTCGGAGACGGCTGCCTCCCGTCTACTGACGAGCTCTTTCCTACGACGTGCCAGGCCGGTTTCCCGGGCCTGATGGCCAAGATATTCAGCGTCACCGCAAACGCAGCTGGCCTGTCCCATCACGGACCCGTTGCGCCAACGGCCATCCAGCGCCACAGCAAGCCCGGTCTCTGGCAGGTCCTCACCTGCATGGACCAGGTGAATTCCCCTCAACAGGGCGTCGATACGGTCGGCCCACGGACCGGGCGCTGGCTCCATCACCTGTCCGAGTCCCCTGGCCACAGGCTGGCCGGCCACAGCCTGGACATCGCCGACGACGGACTCCTCATCGCTGACCCAGGCGTCGAGCAGCCCCGAGGCAGCAAGCGCGGCCTCGACAGCAGCCAGCTCGCTACCTGACAATCCCTCCCTGGGATTCAGGAGGCGCCACACGGGTGCACCGGTTCTGGGACGGGCGCGTCGCGCCCACAGCACGGGCGGCTGCGGCTCTATAGCGCGGTTCCTCTCCAGCTCCTCGATCTGCCCGGCCAGTTCGTTGGCCTGCTGCCGGGCTGCGCGCCCACGCGCCTGCGCCTCCTGCAGGCGCGCCTGGACTGGCCCGCAAGCTGCCTCGAACCATTCCTCCCGGATCCGTTCCCTGAGAGGCGGCCGCGGAGTCTTGCCGTCGGGCAGCGAGGCCTGCCAGGGCTCGACATCCACGCTGCGCCCAAGCCCGTCTGTCCACACGTCGAGCCGCGCCGCCAACGAGTCACGTTCCTGCTCAGCCGCCGCCCACGCCGTCTCGCGGCGTTCCCCAGCCTCGGTGGCCCGCTGCCGCGCCTCCGCAGCGACCTCCTCCGCGCGGCTGGCCTCCTGGTCCGCGAGGGTGACCTCGGCCAGGAGCTGCTGGGCGCGCCTGACGTCACGGTTCCTGTCGCCCACCCGTTGCTCCGTCAGCAGCGGGTCGAAATCGGTGATATCGAGTCCCGCCTCCCGTGACGCATACCGCGCATCCGCGACGCGGCCAGCGGTTTCTCTCCTACGGGTCTCGAGGCGCGCCCCGGCGTCGCCACAGACCTCCTCACTCCTGCGGGCGATCCCCCCAGCGGTCTCCGCACGCCGTTCCGCCTCTGTGTGTTCCCGGGCGGCCATCTCCGCGACAGCACGGGCATGGCTCAGCCGTGCCAGCCTGCCCTGCGCCTCCTGATGACGGGTGGAGACCTGCAGTTCATCGGCGGCCACCCGGGCTTGCTCACCCGCCAGTTCGAGGGACCTGCGTTTCTCCTCCACCGCTGCCCGGTGCGTATCGACGTCGCTAAGTTGCTGCCGGGCCTCCTCCTGTCTGCGGGTGACGTCGCCGAATGCGGAGACGGCGTCCTGGCCACGCTCGGCGGCACGTTTGAGGATCGCCCTGACCCAGGGATGCCAGGACCGGGCAGTGAACCTCTCCACCACCTCCACTGCAGCCACGGCACGGTCCAGGTCAGCACGGATCTCATCCAGCTGGTCCCAGCCATCGGCGAGCTGGTTGATCTCGGAGCGGTCCAGCTCGGGGAGAGCATCGTGCAGGCGGTCACTGATGAACCGCACCTGCAGCTGCTCCCCCAGCTTCGGAGTCCGCGTGACCCGCAGCAGCTTCCCGACTGCCTCCAGCTTCTCGGCCGTACTGCCCAGGAGCCGGGAGGCCACTTCGGCGCGGTAGGCGGCCGCGCTGGGATGCCTGACAAAACCCTCCGCGGACACTTCCTTCGGGGACACCACGCGGCGCGAGGCCAGCAGGTCGCAGCCACCCCGCACCCGGTCCCTGCCGGCAAGGGTGCACCAGCTCAACCGCATGTCGGCAGCCGCGCTGCGAGCCTCCGCGAACAGGAGCGTGGTGAAGAACTCGTCTCCGGACTCGGCACGGCGCCCATACTCGACCCACAGCCACCCCTGGTGAGTGGACGCGGTCGCCTCCCTCCGGTCGGCATTGCGCCCCGTGGGCTCGACGTAGTAGCGGAACGTCTTCCCGGAACGCCCCAGGGTGTCGATGTTGTTCGAGGCGACGTCAGCGAGCCACGGGATCAGCGTGGTCAGCGCCATCAGGGACGACTTCCCGGTCTCATTGCCGCCCGTGAGCTGCACCCAGCCGTCGGCATACCAGTACTCGGTGACCTCAAATTCCCACAGGTTCACCACACCGGCCCGCAGCACCTGCCAGCGGTCGGCCCTGGCGGGGCTGGGAAGCTCACCCGCAACCAGGGCATCACGCCAGGCCTTCAGTCGCGCATCGTCGAGCATTAGTCGTCCTCGCTCAGGGTCAGTTCGGCGTCGCGGTAGCGTCCTGCCGCGGGGGTGAGAATCCAGTCTCCGGCCTCCAGCCTCAGCAAGCCGATGCCAGCCAGCCGGGCCGCCACGGCATCGCGGATCGCCTCTGGCGACTCCCGCAGCGCGGTAGTGAGCTGTTTTCCCTTGTCACGGTGGATGCGCTCCGCCGCTGCCAGCACCTGTTCACCTGGCACCCGGTGGAATCCGCTGGCTTCCTGGCATAGGGAGTCGATCATGGCCAGCGACACCCAGTCCAGGGTGGTGGCGTCAGGAAAACCACAGACCAGGCCCTGCGGCAGCTCCCGCGATGCGGGCAGGACCAGCACCAGGGCATCGCTGCGCACCTCAACCTGACCGCCCGTCAGCTCCTCGGCTCTCTCGGCCAGCCGGCTGCGATGCGCCGCCAGGTAGTCGCGGTGGGACTCGGGGAGCTCAGCAGGATACAAGGCCTGGCATTCGACCAGGACCCGTAGCAACTCCGCCCCCCGGGTGTCCTCACCGCCATCCGCGCGGCGCGCCAGGGCCAGGTCGACGTCATCGGTGTTCACCAGCAGCATCAAAGCATCACGATGCAGCAGATAGCCGGCACCGATTCCCGACCCGGTGCGTTCCCAGTCGTTCTGCAGCGTCCCGGGGGTGCGTTTCTCCAGCACTCCGTGGCCGGTCAGCAGGTTGACGGCGGACAGCAGCCGCTGCCGGTCCGGCCGGTGGTTCGGGTCGTAGGGCCAGCTCCCGTTCATCTGGGCCAGCTGAGCGACGTCGTCGGACAGTTCCTGGAGGGTGAGTGACTCTCCGAGGCTGGCTTCCAGGCAGCTGGCGGCGTACAGGACAAGCACCAGCTGACCGCGGGGAATCGGCGTGGCCGCGGGCAGCGCGACGGCGCCGCCGATGGGTGGTCGGCGCAGCCGGTAGCAGCGGTTGTTGCCGGCTAGGAGATACCCGAGCCGTTTGGCCCAGACCTTCAGGGTGGGGGCGTGGCGATGCACCAGCACGTGCAATTCCGGATGCCGCCAGGGCGTGACGAGCGGACTCGCCAGCAGCCCCATGAAGGCGGCCTGGATCTCGGCGTGGTCATTGCCCAGCATCATGCGGTGAACTCCACGAGGGCGTCGGCCAGCACCAGTCGTCCCTCATCGGTGACGCAGATGGCTGAGCGGGGCGGATCCACGGGGGTCAGTTTCATGCTCCACCGCCCATCCGCGCTGGAGCCGGCACCTTCTGCTTCCCGGGCGGCGGTGAGCAGGCCGAGGAAGAGCCGGGTCTCCTCCGGGCCCAGGGCAGGCCACTCGCTGAGGTATGTTCCCGAGCGGGACACCAGACGGCGTTCGGCCTCCCGGAGCGCAGCCTGGTCGTGGGCGGCAGCAGCGCGCGCGAGAGCCCTGGCCTTCGAGCGGTCCACGACGCGGGGTGCCCGGCCGGATAGGGAACGGCTTCCCTGGGTGCGCAGCCTTTTGGAGACCGGCACCGGTGGCGCCTCCCAGGTGCTGGGGCTTCCGGGCACCTCGGGAGTCTCGAGCGCCAGGTGTCGCGCGGAGTACAGCCCGGTGCCTGCCGCGAAGACCTGCCAGGCGGTGGCGTCGTCCGTGGCCCGGGCCACCGCGTCAGCCAGGCGGGCCAGTTCCGCGGACCTGGAGACTGTACCGCCGGCCGACAACAGCGCCCGG
The sequence above is drawn from the Arachnia rubra genome and encodes:
- a CDS encoding SbcC/MukB-like Walker B domain-containing protein → MLDDARLKAWRDALVAGELPSPARADRWQVLRAGVVNLWEFEVTEYWYADGWVQLTGGNETGKSSLMALTTLIPWLADVASNNIDTLGRSGKTFRYYVEPTGRNADRREATASTHQGWLWVEYGRRAESGDEFFTTLLFAEARSAAADMRLSWCTLAGRDRVRGGCDLLASRRVVSPKEVSAEGFVRHPSAAAYRAEVASRLLGSTAEKLEAVGKLLRVTRTPKLGEQLQVRFISDRLHDALPELDRSEINQLADGWDQLDEIRADLDRAVAAVEVVERFTARSWHPWVRAILKRAAERGQDAVSAFGDVTRRQEEARQQLSDVDTHRAAVEEKRRSLELAGEQARVAADELQVSTRHQEAQGRLARLSHARAVAEMAAREHTEAERRAETAGGIARRSEEVCGDAGARLETRRRETAGRVADARYASREAGLDITDFDPLLTEQRVGDRNRDVRRAQQLLAEVTLADQEASRAEEVAAEARQRATEAGERRETAWAAAEQERDSLAARLDVWTDGLGRSVDVEPWQASLPDGKTPRPPLRERIREEWFEAACGPVQARLQEAQARGRAARQQANELAGQIEELERNRAIEPQPPVLWARRARPRTGAPVWRLLNPREGLSGSELAAVEAALAASGLLDAWVSDEESVVGDVQAVAGQPVARGLGQVMEPAPGPWADRIDALLRGIHLVHAGEDLPETGLAVALDGRWRNGSVMGQASCVCGDAEYLGHQARETGLARRRKELVSRREAAVSEATEAEAEGSWAAAELSALERAMASAPDDRELFGLLRDAATAETLAASAEEVAGQREARSHGLRAEADSRRAALLEFTTERQLPVRATELVEVQERLRRAENAFGILRHARDREAAALSSWEAAVEAAADGTRLRDETATGLQAAEERLIAARSRVQALETAIGADDQEIIQELETLQERASDATAQAHSMERELLELAGRAGRAEEALAAAERDHEVVAAERDRAFAWFRRLVDAGLAGELGLELPDPDSVAITQVGAQVQAANQQIKIRNWRHSDQEVQSAWRKLHTGATEARADLELGGRSLRVDETDDLPEVTVAVDAHGTDLSLGEALAHLQGVREKLASSYDQRVQDVLGQLLGSTFMDHLRDRISATQGLVERINRVLESHATRTDRTALRIVLAPKDAATRQVLEAVSAPTWGNPEAESRVREFLRTRIDEVKREAQSSRLADWRNGLAERLDYRSWYDIHLEHRRGSGTWGPLTTRGYAELSGGARVVMLMMPLVATLAAMYEEMPTGPRPLWLDEAFDGLDAANRATVMKLFREFDLDVLLAGPGRLVNVADVPVAAIYQVVRAPAPMPGADLVMELWAGGQLEAVEAPAS
- a CDS encoding TIGR02678 family protein, whose product is MMLGNDHAEIQAAFMGLLASPLVTPWRHPELHVLVHRHAPTLKVWAKRLGYLLAGNNRCYRLRRPPIGGAVALPAATPIPRGQLVLVLYAASCLEASLGESLTLQELSDDVAQLAQMNGSWPYDPNHRPDRQRLLSAVNLLTGHGVLEKRTPGTLQNDWERTGSGIGAGYLLHRDALMLLVNTDDVDLALARRADGGEDTRGAELLRVLVECQALYPAELPESHRDYLAAHRSRLAERAEELTGGQVEVRSDALVLVLPASRELPQGLVCGFPDATTLDWVSLAMIDSLCQEASGFHRVPGEQVLAAAERIHRDKGKQLTTALRESPEAIRDAVAARLAGIGLLRLEAGDWILTPAAGRYRDAELTLSEDD